One Pseudomonadota bacterium DNA window includes the following coding sequences:
- the alr gene encoding alanine racemase has protein sequence MAENILWAEIDLKAIAHNIRELRRITNPDSLLMAVVKANAYGHGSFEVARCALDSGADYLGVARIEEAILLREKKIDAPILIFGFTQPAHYEDILKYNLIQTVCSYSFAKSLSLFALSKNRKIKVHLKIDTGMGRIGILPDCFRSYDKNGIKPESALAEVESIARLSGIEAEGIYTHFSMADSFDKSFALKQFEIFTEFTDQLKSKNIEFKLKHAANSAAIIDLPQTHLDMVRAGISIYGLYPSEEVNKNKISLQPAMSLKAVIAQIKDVAAGFKVSYGATYEAARKTTIATVPVGYADGYNRLLSSRGSMLVCGQKAPIAGRVCMDLTMIDLGDMPEVKEGDEVVIFGKQQGNSITVDEIASMLNTINYEIVTSVSDRVKRVYLK, from the coding sequence TTGGCTGAAAATATTCTTTGGGCTGAGATTGATCTAAAAGCAATTGCTCATAATATACGTGAATTAAGGCGGATTACAAATCCTGATTCACTTCTTATGGCTGTAGTAAAAGCAAATGCATATGGTCATGGGTCTTTCGAGGTTGCGCGCTGTGCTCTTGATAGCGGAGCCGATTATTTAGGTGTTGCCCGGATAGAAGAGGCAATATTATTAAGAGAAAAGAAAATTGATGCTCCGATTTTAATTTTCGGATTTACGCAACCGGCTCATTATGAAGATATTTTAAAGTACAACCTTATTCAAACTGTCTGCTCTTATTCTTTTGCTAAATCTCTTTCTTTATTTGCATTATCAAAAAACAGAAAAATCAAGGTACATCTTAAGATAGATACAGGTATGGGAAGAATCGGAATATTGCCCGATTGTTTCAGAAGCTACGATAAAAACGGAATTAAACCTGAAAGCGCGCTGGCTGAAGTTGAATCAATTGCCAGGCTTTCCGGCATTGAAGCAGAAGGGATATATACCCATTTTTCAATGGCAGATAGTTTTGACAAATCATTTGCACTAAAGCAGTTTGAAATATTTACTGAATTTACAGATCAGCTTAAGTCAAAAAACATTGAGTTTAAGCTTAAGCATGCTGCAAACAGTGCGGCAATTATTGATTTGCCGCAAACCCATCTTGATATGGTTCGTGCCGGAATATCAATCTATGGACTTTATCCATCTGAAGAAGTAAATAAAAATAAAATATCTTTACAGCCTGCCATGTCTCTTAAAGCAGTAATTGCACAAATAAAAGATGTTGCTGCCGGGTTCAAAGTCAGCTATGGAGCAACCTATGAAGCAGCCAGAAAAACAACCATTGCCACAGTTCCGGTCGGATATGCCGACGGATACAACAGGCTTCTTTCTTCGCGAGGTTCCATGCTTGTTTGCGGGCAGAAAGCTCCAATAGCCGGGCGTGTATGCATGGATTTGACTATGATAGATTTAGGCGATATGCCGGAAGTAAAAGAAGGCGATGAAGTTGTGATTTTTGGTAAACAGCAGGGCAATTCTATTACAGTTGATGAAATAGCATCCATGCTAAACACCATTAACTATGAGATTGTTACATCGGTTTCGGATCGCGTGAAAAGAGTGTATCTGAAATAG
- a CDS encoding EAL domain-containing protein, with protein MLIKSDYKSGSNSFVIGLKLLGLIAGIELLIMLSFSFLQVNKWMSPHMMSFADTLLLSILSALTIYIVVVRPMKTLNEFTCIETDLEESEKRYRRLFETSNDGIMILDFETGQVKDVNPFLLSLFDAEHEEFIGKEFSQIRYFNDFDKKGTALRELREKGLVHYDGVILETVDGRQVITEFVGNVYQEGSYKVIQLNFRDITDRKKAEDELIDRARQATLGAEIGKALVQQEDLRTLLQLCTESIVKNLDAAFARIWIFQENINALHLMASAGMYTHIDGNHKSIPIGKYKIGKIAENKKPHLTNTVIGDPQISDQEWAKLEKMVAFAGHPLVVGEKLVGVMAMFSKKPLQESALTALSSISDEIALGIERKKAEDRIHFLAYYDNLTNLPNRYFFKELVKKTIEYANRYKHTFSVAIIDLDDFNRINDTLGNIIGDKFLKIVSSRLLNTLRSSDFVSRIFDEEEPIARMGGDEFIVLLHGLDDTENYVHVAHRILNELSQAYELDGSEVFITASIGIAVYPDDGKDVENLIKNADTAMHYAKKRGKNNFQFYSKSMNENALELLTLETNLRRAIERQEFLLYYQPQVDLATRTIIGMEALIRWKTPEGNLISPAKFIPLAEANGLIVPISKFVLQTGCLQNKKWQEACSKRISVAINVSARQFGQKGFVQEVLTVIEDIKLDPQYLELEITETTIMTDPKRAVSNLEQLKDAGIKISLDDFGTGYSSLNYLQRLPLDVVKIDISFIRNVVSNSNDAAIVKTIIAMAHNLNLKVIAEGVEDENQLEFLRKHDCDMIQGYLFSPPVPAEDFFDLLTR; from the coding sequence ATGTTAATAAAATCTGATTATAAGTCAGGTTCAAATTCTTTTGTGATAGGACTCAAACTGCTTGGCCTCATTGCCGGTATCGAATTGCTCATTATGCTTTCTTTCTCTTTCTTACAAGTTAATAAATGGATGTCTCCCCATATGATGAGTTTTGCCGATACTTTGTTGTTGAGCATTTTGTCGGCTTTAACAATTTATATTGTGGTCGTCCGGCCCATGAAGACCCTGAATGAATTCACATGTATTGAAACAGATTTGGAAGAATCAGAAAAAAGATACAGACGTCTCTTCGAAACATCCAATGACGGTATCATGATTCTCGATTTTGAAACAGGACAGGTTAAGGATGTAAATCCGTTTCTTTTGAGTTTATTCGACGCTGAACATGAAGAGTTTATAGGAAAAGAATTTTCGCAAATCCGCTACTTTAATGATTTTGATAAAAAGGGGACAGCACTAAGAGAGTTGCGGGAAAAAGGTCTTGTTCATTACGATGGGGTAATCCTTGAAACTGTTGATGGACGGCAAGTCATCACGGAGTTTGTCGGAAATGTTTATCAGGAAGGCTCTTATAAGGTCATCCAACTTAATTTCCGCGATATTACTGATAGAAAAAAAGCTGAAGATGAACTGATTGACCGGGCACGTCAAGCAACATTGGGAGCTGAAATTGGAAAAGCGCTTGTGCAGCAAGAGGACTTGAGAACTTTATTGCAACTCTGCACAGAGTCTATAGTTAAAAACCTTGATGCAGCCTTTGCGCGAATCTGGATATTTCAAGAAAATATAAATGCACTTCACTTAATGGCAAGTGCCGGAATGTATACGCATATCGATGGTAACCATAAAAGTATACCGATCGGAAAATATAAGATTGGCAAAATAGCTGAAAATAAAAAGCCACATTTGACCAATACGGTGATCGGAGATCCTCAGATAAGTGATCAGGAATGGGCAAAGCTGGAAAAGATGGTGGCCTTTGCCGGACATCCTCTTGTAGTTGGTGAAAAGCTGGTGGGTGTGATGGCGATGTTTTCAAAAAAACCGCTTCAGGAGTCGGCTCTTACGGCACTATCATCAATTTCGGATGAAATTGCTTTAGGTATAGAGCGGAAAAAGGCTGAGGACAGGATACACTTTCTCGCATACTATGATAATCTGACAAATTTACCAAACAGATATTTCTTTAAAGAACTCGTAAAAAAGACGATTGAATATGCAAATCGTTATAAACATACATTTTCTGTTGCCATAATTGATTTAGATGATTTTAACCGAATAAATGATACTCTTGGAAATATAATCGGAGATAAATTTCTTAAGATTGTATCTTCAAGGCTTTTAAATACCTTGCGAAGCAGCGATTTTGTGTCACGTATATTTGATGAAGAAGAACCCATAGCCCGGATGGGTGGCGATGAATTCATTGTACTGTTACACGGGCTTGATGATACCGAAAATTACGTCCATGTTGCTCACCGTATCCTCAACGAACTGTCACAAGCCTATGAACTGGATGGCAGTGAAGTCTTTATAACCGCCAGCATCGGCATAGCTGTGTATCCTGATGACGGCAAAGATGTTGAAAATCTCATCAAAAACGCAGATACAGCAATGCATTATGCAAAGAAAAGGGGGAAAAACAACTTTCAATTCTATTCGAAATCAATGAATGAAAACGCCCTTGAACTTCTGACGCTGGAAACCAATCTTCGCAGGGCTATCGAGCGGCAGGAATTTCTGCTCTATTACCAACCGCAGGTGGATTTAGCTACAAGAACAATAATCGGAATGGAAGCGCTTATACGATGGAAAACACCGGAGGGGAATTTGATTTCGCCGGCTAAATTTATTCCATTGGCTGAAGCCAATGGACTTATCGTGCCGATCAGCAAATTTGTTTTGCAAACCGGATGCCTTCAAAATAAAAAGTGGCAGGAAGCCTGTTCAAAAAGGATTAGTGTGGCAATAAACGTGTCCGCGCGACAGTTCGGACAAAAAGGTTTCGTCCAGGAGGTCTTAACAGTTATAGAGGATATCAAGCTTGATCCACAATATCTCGAGCTGGAAATTACAGAAACAACTATCATGACAGATCCCAAAAGGGCTGTCAGTAACCTGGAACAATTGAAAGATGCGGGTATTAAGATTTCGTTAGATGACTTTGGCACAGGGTATTCGTCACTCAATTATTTACAACGGTTGCCTCTCGATGTTGTGAAAATCGACATTTCTTTCATAAGGAACGTTGTATCAAATTCTAATGATGCTGCGATTGTTAAGACAATTATAGCTATGGCGCATAATCTGAATTTGAAGGTTATCGCCGAAGGAGTAGAGGATGAAAATCAATTAGAATTCTTAAGAAAGCATGACTGTGATATGATACAAGGGTATTTATTCAGTCCTCCGGTACCAGCGGAAGATTTTTTTGATTTATTGACCCGATAA
- a CDS encoding protein kinase, which yields MKLFKIGAVLNDKWVILEFIGKGAMGEVYRAHQLNLNRDVAIKVISQELLQTLDDDEMMEAALCRFRREVQALAQIRHPNILQIYDYGSGLADLAKDDTFVEFIVMEYIPGATFRYAMPEEGFYPDDDTEQVINWLDKYFLKVLDGVKILHDNGIVHRDIKPENILMDDNIPKIADFGLARSNRWKPVTHSVDSMGTPAYMSPEQFMDFRMAGNQADIYSLGKILYEAVCGKMNQGVIPFRQASINNPEKEFFKELNLVIQKATAEKKEDRFQSVSELYNSLLDLINADKQRKEFNGDKNKTVKSGFYQPKWIWTGVIIAIASIISMSIWHLIGEPGIKQKASEISENAENHTFKTPMFKPYPIQLKPKELLGYDGINMKLINGGDFATDAEAVNSKNSTSKVQSFYIDEFEVTYFNYVEFLNAVKKRLNVENGLVKQNEEIWFYMGDGTKPYEQIIYQHNMFHLRDPQRAANSVVRVTWYGAMAYAEYYGKRLLTENELAYLIKNDWSPLRKIRKKEKTEPVYDNSKNIMQSHNMTSMGNGNESSVETDLSNTPSKLWSAKINSNDTKTPYFSITVDKLTSNGVVIQNESYPWEAFPEVGFRCALSVDSYK from the coding sequence ATGAAATTATTTAAAATCGGCGCTGTCCTGAATGATAAGTGGGTGATATTGGAATTTATCGGAAAAGGGGCGATGGGTGAAGTCTACCGGGCTCATCAGCTTAATTTAAACAGGGATGTAGCCATCAAAGTTATCTCCCAGGAGCTTTTGCAAACCCTTGATGATGACGAAATGATGGAAGCCGCTTTGTGCCGGTTTCGCAGGGAAGTGCAAGCATTAGCTCAAATTCGGCATCCCAATATTCTTCAAATCTATGACTATGGTTCAGGATTAGCAGATCTGGCAAAAGATGATACATTTGTTGAATTTATTGTTATGGAATATATTCCCGGCGCCACATTTCGTTATGCCATGCCGGAAGAAGGGTTCTACCCTGATGATGATACTGAACAAGTCATTAATTGGCTGGATAAGTACTTTTTGAAGGTTTTGGACGGGGTTAAGATACTTCATGATAATGGTATTGTGCATCGGGATATTAAACCTGAAAACATACTTATGGATGATAATATACCTAAAATCGCTGATTTCGGATTGGCTCGATCCAACCGATGGAAACCTGTAACTCATTCAGTAGATAGCATGGGAACACCTGCCTATATGTCACCGGAACAATTTATGGATTTTCGAATGGCAGGCAATCAGGCGGACATCTATTCCTTAGGAAAAATCCTTTATGAAGCAGTATGCGGCAAAATGAATCAGGGCGTTATTCCGTTTAGACAAGCAAGTATAAATAATCCGGAAAAGGAATTTTTCAAGGAATTAAACCTGGTAATCCAGAAAGCAACGGCTGAAAAAAAAGAAGATCGCTTTCAATCAGTTTCTGAATTGTATAATTCCCTTCTGGATCTGATAAATGCGGATAAACAAAGAAAAGAATTTAACGGGGATAAAAACAAGACTGTAAAATCCGGATTTTATCAACCTAAATGGATATGGACAGGGGTGATAATAGCGATTGCATCTATTATTTCAATGAGTATTTGGCACTTAATCGGCGAGCCGGGAATAAAACAAAAAGCATCCGAAATCAGCGAAAACGCAGAAAACCATACATTTAAAACTCCTATGTTCAAACCGTACCCTATACAATTAAAACCAAAAGAACTGTTGGGTTATGATGGTATTAATATGAAACTTATAAACGGAGGTGATTTTGCTACAGATGCTGAAGCAGTCAATTCAAAAAATAGTACTTCCAAAGTACAATCTTTTTACATAGATGAATTCGAAGTGACCTATTTTAACTATGTAGAATTTTTAAATGCTGTAAAGAAACGTTTGAATGTTGAAAATGGACTTGTTAAACAAAATGAAGAAATTTGGTTTTATATGGGTGATGGAACAAAACCTTATGAACAGATCATTTACCAGCACAATATGTTTCACTTGCGTGATCCGCAAAGAGCTGCCAACTCAGTTGTTCGGGTAACCTGGTATGGCGCTATGGCTTACGCAGAATATTATGGGAAACGGCTGTTAACTGAAAATGAGTTGGCGTATCTGATAAAAAACGACTGGTCGCCTTTGAGAAAGATTAGGAAAAAAGAAAAGACCGAACCGGTTTACGATAATTCCAAAAATATAATGCAATCTCATAACATGACCAGTATGGGCAACGGAAATGAATCGTCGGTAGAAACAGATTTAAGCAATACACCATCCAAACTATGGTCGGCAAAAATAAATTCCAATGATACAAAGACGCCTTATTTCAGTATAACCGTCGACAAATTGACTTCAAATGGCGTGGTTATCCAAAATGAAAGCTACCCGTGGGAAGCTTTTCCGGAGGTTGGGTTCAGATGTGCATTGAGTGTTGATAGCTATAAATGA
- a CDS encoding heavy metal translocating P-type ATPase produces the protein MSTKLISEKNQHKDPVCNMSVSSDSEYNYLYADKQYYFCSEHCLHKFKEHPQQYLDKESSPSSETNGELIYTCPMHPEIQQQGHGSCPKCGMALEPMKAAAAKTGYTCPMHPEVMQDHPGNCPKCGMALEPVTVSGEEKNEELIDMNRRFWVCTVLALPVFFLAMIADLMPAWLPNWISMQTVQWIEFALASPVVLWGGWPFFVRGWQSIKTWNLNMFTLISLGVSVAWLYSVTALLFPRIFPPVMQMEDGLVAVYFEAAAVITVLVLLGQVLELRARSRTNAAIQMLLGLAPNTARIVRNDGTEEDISLEKVQPGDILRIRPGEKVPVDGKVIDGESNVDESMVTGEPIPVGKSAGEKLIGATVNGTGSLLMQAEKVGSDTLLAQIVNMVAEAQRSRAPIQKLADVVAGYFVPAVVGVAVVAFIAWWMWGPEPRLAHAVVNAVAVLIIACPCALGLATPVSIMVGTGRGAMAGVLLKNAEALEVMEKVDILVVDKTGTLTEGKPKLVAVQAEAGFSDDQILRIAASLERASEHPLAEAIVRGAEEKGIELVKANSFKSITGKGVTGEVDGYTVAAGNVKLLESIGINMGDLSQQADKQRIEGNTVMLIAINGKAAGLIGVADPIKDSTAEAIRDLHAEGIRVVMLTGDSKTTAKAVAGKLGIDQVHAEVLPEQKAELIKQLQADGHIVAMAGDGINDAPALAQAQVGIAMGTGTDVAIESAGVTLVKGDLRGIVRARRLSRATMRNIRQNLFFAFVYNTVGIPIAAGVLYPFFGILLSPMIAAAAMSFSSVSVISNSLRLKRAQL, from the coding sequence ATGAGCACAAAACTAATTTCAGAAAAAAATCAGCATAAAGATCCTGTCTGCAACATGAGTGTATCAAGTGACTCCGAATACAATTACCTTTATGCAGACAAGCAGTATTATTTCTGCAGTGAGCATTGCCTCCATAAATTTAAAGAACATCCGCAACAATATCTGGATAAGGAAAGCTCACCATCTTCCGAAACAAATGGCGAGTTAATTTACACTTGCCCCATGCACCCTGAAATTCAACAGCAGGGACATGGCAGTTGTCCAAAGTGCGGTATGGCTCTGGAACCAATGAAAGCAGCAGCAGCTAAAACCGGGTACACCTGTCCCATGCATCCTGAAGTGATGCAAGACCATCCCGGTAATTGCCCCAAGTGTGGTATGGCTCTGGAACCGGTTACAGTCAGCGGTGAAGAAAAAAATGAAGAACTAATCGACATGAACCGTCGCTTTTGGGTCTGCACCGTACTGGCCTTACCGGTCTTTTTCCTGGCCATGATTGCTGATTTGATGCCTGCCTGGTTACCCAATTGGATTTCGATGCAAACGGTTCAATGGATTGAATTTGCGCTGGCATCACCTGTTGTATTATGGGGAGGGTGGCCGTTTTTTGTTCGAGGCTGGCAATCAATCAAGACATGGAATCTCAACATGTTTACCTTGATCTCACTGGGTGTTTCAGTAGCATGGTTATATAGCGTAACGGCTTTATTGTTTCCACGGATTTTCCCTCCCGTCATGCAGATGGAAGATGGCTTGGTAGCTGTCTACTTTGAAGCAGCAGCCGTGATTACTGTCCTGGTGCTTTTGGGACAAGTACTTGAATTACGTGCCCGCTCACGGACCAATGCGGCCATTCAGATGTTGCTCGGCCTCGCTCCGAATACGGCACGCATCGTACGAAATGATGGAACGGAAGAAGATATTTCACTTGAAAAGGTACAACCAGGCGATATCTTGCGTATTCGTCCCGGCGAGAAAGTGCCTGTAGACGGTAAGGTCATTGACGGTGAAAGCAACGTAGACGAATCCATGGTTACAGGTGAACCCATTCCTGTGGGAAAGTCGGCCGGTGAAAAACTCATCGGCGCGACGGTTAACGGAACGGGCAGTTTGTTGATGCAGGCGGAAAAAGTCGGCTCCGATACCTTGCTGGCACAAATTGTTAATATGGTGGCCGAAGCACAACGCTCACGAGCACCAATTCAGAAATTGGCAGATGTCGTGGCAGGTTATTTTGTACCCGCGGTGGTTGGCGTTGCCGTGGTTGCATTCATCGCCTGGTGGATGTGGGGACCGGAGCCTCGTCTGGCACATGCCGTTGTTAATGCCGTTGCTGTGCTTATAATCGCCTGTCCATGTGCATTGGGACTTGCTACACCTGTTTCTATCATGGTGGGAACGGGACGGGGCGCTATGGCCGGAGTCTTGCTCAAGAATGCCGAAGCGTTGGAGGTCATGGAAAAAGTCGATATCCTGGTTGTGGACAAGACCGGCACGCTGACCGAAGGCAAACCAAAGCTGGTCGCTGTGCAGGCAGAAGCTGGGTTTTCAGATGATCAAATATTACGTATAGCCGCAAGCCTCGAACGCGCCAGTGAGCACCCGTTGGCGGAAGCGATCGTACGTGGAGCGGAAGAAAAGGGAATTGAGCTGGTTAAGGCCAATAGCTTCAAGTCTATTACAGGAAAAGGCGTTACGGGCGAAGTTGATGGATATACGGTGGCAGCAGGTAACGTAAAACTGCTGGAAAGCATAGGTATCAACATGGGCGACTTATCACAACAAGCGGACAAACAACGCATCGAAGGTAATACAGTGATGTTGATTGCCATTAATGGCAAAGCAGCGGGTTTAATCGGCGTTGCTGACCCCATCAAAGACTCGACAGCCGAAGCCATTCGTGATTTGCATGCAGAAGGTATCAGGGTAGTGATGCTTACCGGTGACAGCAAAACCACCGCAAAAGCCGTTGCCGGCAAACTGGGGATCGACCAGGTACATGCCGAAGTATTGCCTGAACAAAAAGCCGAACTCATTAAGCAGCTTCAGGCAGATGGCCATATCGTTGCCATGGCAGGCGATGGCATTAATGATGCCCCTGCACTGGCGCAAGCCCAAGTCGGTATTGCCATGGGTACAGGTACTGATGTGGCAATTGAAAGCGCTGGCGTCACTTTAGTCAAAGGCGATTTGCGGGGTATCGTCAGAGCCAGACGATTAAGCCGGGCCACCATGCGTAATATCAGACAGAATTTATTCTTTGCTTTCGTTTACAACACGGTGGGTATTCCAATTGCCGCTGGAGTGTTGTACCCATTCTTTGGAATACTGTTGTCTCCAATGATAGCTGCAGCAGCAATGAGCTTCAGCTCAGTTTCCGTGATTAGTAATTCGCTCAGACTTAAACGTGCGCAATTATAA
- a CDS encoding Dabb family protein gives MIKHVVVIKFKKEVGKNEIDKLEKKLGALSEKIPEITYYKFGCDVLHSERSYDFAIVSVFVDLDSLGKYTVHPMHQEVGGVIKEMSDSTIVVDFEF, from the coding sequence ATGATAAAACATGTTGTTGTAATAAAGTTTAAAAAAGAAGTTGGTAAAAATGAGATAGATAAACTTGAAAAAAAGCTGGGAGCTTTATCCGAAAAAATTCCGGAGATCACATATTATAAATTTGGATGTGATGTTCTGCACTCCGAAAGATCTTACGATTTTGCTATAGTATCTGTTTTTGTGGACTTGGATTCATTGGGTAAATACACGGTGCACCCGATGCATCAGGAAGTGGGTGGAGTGATTAAAGAGATGAGTGACAGTACTATTGTTGTGGATTTTGAGTTCTAG
- the arfB gene encoding aminoacyl-tRNA hydrolase, which yields MIQITDQISISEDEIKEEFIQASGPGGQNVNKVASAVQLRFNVKNSPSLPDDVRNRLIQISGKKVSSEGILIINAKRFRDQIKNRKDATDRLVKLIQKAAEIQKKRIRTNPSIASRKKRLEAKHRRSTIKKIRKNVPSAEEY from the coding sequence ATGATTCAAATTACAGATCAAATATCAATTTCAGAAGATGAAATAAAAGAAGAATTCATTCAGGCTTCGGGACCGGGCGGTCAAAATGTTAACAAGGTGGCATCTGCCGTCCAGCTCCGCTTTAATGTAAAAAACTCTCCTTCACTGCCCGATGATGTGCGCAACAGGCTCATTCAGATTTCAGGAAAAAAAGTTTCATCTGAAGGCATACTTATAATAAATGCCAAACGATTCCGCGACCAGATAAAAAACCGAAAAGATGCAACAGACCGCCTTGTTAAATTAATACAAAAAGCAGCTGAGATACAAAAGAAGCGTATCAGAACAAATCCATCCATTGCTTCAAGAAAAAAACGGCTCGAAGCAAAGCATCGCCGAAGCACAATAAAAAAAATCAGAAAAAATGTTCCTTCGGCAGAAGAATACTAG
- a CDS encoding C40 family peptidase gives MNACKNIFFVCFLLLLISGCAAKYGIETDSTARYNETVENRKLKAGDLVFFDPPRYKRHVGIYIGKGEFAHTSSSKGVTVSRLSNPYWKKHYLKSRRILQ, from the coding sequence ATGAATGCATGTAAAAATATATTCTTTGTTTGTTTTTTGCTGTTGCTTATTTCAGGGTGTGCTGCAAAATACGGGATAGAAACAGATTCTACAGCCAGGTATAATGAAACTGTTGAAAACCGTAAGCTTAAAGCAGGTGATCTGGTTTTTTTTGATCCTCCGCGGTATAAAAGACATGTAGGAATTTATATCGGAAAAGGAGAATTTGCCCACACTTCAAGCAGCAAAGGGGTAACTGTTTCCAGGCTTTCCAATCCTTACTGGAAAAAACATTATCTGAAATCACGCCGGATACTCCAATGA
- a CDS encoding DUF1232 domain-containing protein, producing MKKIIVACLGLISLLYLLNIGVGIIEIIPDNIPFVGNLDEGGAALLLLMCLRYFGFDLTKIFEKMTKTNNDIIPKSD from the coding sequence ATGAAAAAGATTATTGTAGCATGTTTAGGTCTTATATCGCTTCTCTATCTTCTTAATATCGGCGTCGGAATAATTGAAATTATTCCTGACAATATTCCATTTGTAGGGAATTTAGATGAAGGAGGTGCCGCTTTGCTGCTTTTGATGTGTTTGCGGTATTTTGGCTTTGATCTGACGAAAATCTTCGAAAAGATGACCAAAACAAATAATGATATAATACCAAAAAGTGATTAA